The following proteins are encoded in a genomic region of Laspinema palackyanum D2c:
- a CDS encoding COP23 domain-containing protein, giving the protein MKAKFAITSMLTAAAVAIAATFTLQQPSEAQSTRFVCGMSSTTGLPTTFALTPRGAVPVVRWYAEYFSASGYTPERRCQEVSSRFDNLNRQGQLGFITTGYVNGQPVVCANQGGGCNNSNLLFTLKSGADAAAAVQQLFDLRAGVGGPLYETSAENEGEITIDLNNFLDNAAVDPNGPSQGGSSGANVTPSEPSQPSGSGGSVW; this is encoded by the coding sequence ATGAAAGCAAAATTCGCCATTACGTCAATGTTGACGGCTGCGGCAGTTGCGATCGCGGCAACCTTCACCCTCCAGCAGCCTTCTGAAGCACAAAGCACCCGATTTGTGTGTGGCATGAGTTCCACAACGGGTTTACCCACCACTTTTGCCCTGACTCCACGGGGTGCGGTCCCGGTCGTTCGCTGGTATGCGGAATATTTTAGTGCTTCGGGTTATACTCCAGAGCGGCGTTGTCAGGAAGTCTCCTCCCGATTTGACAATCTCAATAGACAGGGACAACTCGGGTTCATCACCACAGGCTATGTAAATGGTCAGCCCGTTGTTTGTGCGAATCAAGGGGGGGGCTGTAATAACAGCAATCTGTTATTTACGCTTAAGTCTGGGGCAGATGCTGCCGCAGCAGTTCAGCAGCTCTTTGACCTCCGCGCTGGAGTCGGTGGCCCCTTGTATGAAACCTCTGCCGAGAATGAGGGTGAGATAACCATCGACCTGAACAACTTCTTGGATAATGCTGCCGTTGATCCAAATGGCCCTTCCCAGGGAGGTTCTAGTGGGGCAAATGTCACCCCTTCTGAGCCTTCTCAACCCTCCGGTAGCGGTGGATCTGTTTGGTAA
- a CDS encoding ParB/RepB/Spo0J family partition protein codes for MDTQNTQHPIPTFLFSKTLPLEQICPSQFQPRNYFNEVAMEELAASIKEHGILQPLLVRPIAGNQYELVAGERRYKAAQTLGLTLVPVTVREMTDTEVLQYALVENLQREDLNPVEETEGILQLLEMRLQKDRDWIISLLNYIANGKRGLTDIAVRNREQQLIQEVFATIGRRITPESFRTHRLPLLKLPPELFEALRYGRIKWTKAKEIAKLESESERLALLERAIAESLSLRQIQQIVREKKIPRDSAQQQREVEGLLQKFTQFKAWENPDKRYKMESLLIELKHLITEQD; via the coding sequence ATGGACACCCAAAATACTCAACATCCTATCCCCACCTTCCTCTTCTCGAAGACCCTGCCACTTGAGCAAATTTGCCCTTCCCAGTTTCAACCCCGAAACTACTTTAACGAAGTGGCAATGGAGGAACTCGCCGCTAGTATCAAAGAACATGGTATCCTTCAGCCCCTACTCGTGCGCCCGATCGCCGGGAATCAATATGAGTTAGTCGCGGGAGAACGTCGGTATAAAGCCGCTCAAACCCTGGGATTAACCCTAGTGCCGGTGACAGTCAGGGAAATGACGGATACAGAAGTGCTACAGTACGCCTTGGTCGAAAACTTACAACGGGAGGATTTGAATCCCGTTGAAGAAACCGAAGGGATTTTACAATTGCTGGAAATGCGCCTGCAAAAGGACCGCGACTGGATTATCTCCCTGCTCAACTATATCGCGAATGGCAAGCGAGGACTTACGGACATCGCTGTCCGTAATCGAGAACAACAGTTGATTCAAGAGGTGTTTGCTACCATCGGCAGGAGGATCACTCCCGAATCGTTCCGAACTCATCGCCTTCCTTTGCTAAAACTGCCTCCAGAACTGTTTGAAGCGCTCCGCTATGGACGGATTAAGTGGACCAAAGCGAAGGAAATCGCCAAGTTGGAGTCGGAGTCTGAGCGGTTGGCACTCCTAGAACGGGCGATCGCTGAGTCTCTGAGTTTGCGACAAATTCAACAAATCGTCCGGGAGAAAAAAATACCCAGAGATTCAGCGCAACAACAACGCGAGGTGGAAGGACTTCTGCAAAAATTTACTCAGTTTAAGGCATGGGAGAACCCAGATAAGCGCTATAAGATGGAGTCTTTGCTCATAGAACTCAAACACCTTATCACAGAACAGGATTGA